The nucleotide window GAGTTGCATTTCTATCGTTCCCCTAGGATAGGGACTATCTTTAGCCATTCCTGAAGCGACTTGATGTCCCTCTTTAACAACCCCTTCTACAATCTTCCAGTGATCATTAATCATCTTTTTACTGCTTATAGTTATCATAAAATAGAACAGACAGCGACTCAAACACAATCATGGGAGAACATACACAAGGAACGTTTCAATGTATTGGAGGAATAGAACTATACTATCAATGTTGGCATCCGCCAGCTTCTCCTAAAGGAATCTTAACTATTATACATGGATTAGGGGGTCATAGTGGATTATTTAAGCATATTATTGACTATTTCCTTCCCTTAAATTATAAAATCTATGCCTGTGATTTACCCGGTCATGGTCGTTCTCCTGGACAACGAGGCTATATTAAGAGTTGGGATGAATTTCGCGGAGATATTGATGCTTTTCTCAGTCTAATTAAACAACAAAATCCCCATTGTCCTTGTTTTCTTTATGGGAATAGCTTAGGAGGAGTAATTGTCTTAGATTATGGATTATCTTATCCTGAAAAAATTCAAGGCGTAATTGCAGCCGGTGCGCCATTAGGACGGGTAGGAATTTCTCCCTTTAAACTGTTTATCGGACAAATTTTATCTCGTGTTTGGCCGCGTTTTAGCCTTGATACTGGTATTCCCCTAGAAGCGGGAAGCCGGGATCAAAAAGCAATAGAAAGTTATCTCAATGATTCTTTACGTCATAGAAAAGGAACGGCACGTTTAGCCACCGAACTCTTTACAACAGTTGAAAAAATTCAAAATAATGCCTCTAATTTAAAAGTTCCTTTATTAATCCTTCATGGCGAAAAAGATCCAGTTTCTTTACCCGAAGGTGTTCATACTTTTTTTAATCATGTTACCTTTGCCGATAAAACCTTTATAGAATATCCAGAAGCCTTACATGACCTTCATAACGAACTGAATTATCCAGAAATTATGGCAGATTTAGCGACTTGGTTAGAAAATCATAGACAATAAACTTCTTACACAAATTAAACTAAATCTCCTATCATTTCATCTGTGTACTTATGTTACTGATGACTATCCCATCTGTGTTTATCTGCGTCCATCTGCGGACAATTATGCAAAAGGTTTAATGAGAAAAAACCGATTTTTAAAAGTTCATGGTTCACTGTAATGAACAATCAACCATGAACCCTAAACCCTTTTCCTAACTATTGCCAAACAAAGACTTTTGCTTCATATTCTCCTAAATCAGTAATGAGATTATCGTCGCTAGTTTCCAGATCATAATTCATCGTCCATTCATGCCAATGTCCATTAGCCGGAAAATTAGGAACTTGATAACCCGCTAAGAAATTATCGGAAAAATTAGCCACAACCACGACTCTAGAACCTTCCTCATTCCAACGAGTATAAGCTAACACTTTAGTCTCTGGATTTTCGTGGAAGAAATCAATATTAGTCGTATATAAAGCGTGATTGTCTTTCCGTAAATGAATTAACCCTTTAACATATTCAAATAATCCCTTATTATTGTCATTTTTTAACAACGTCCAGTCAATTTTATTCGGGTTAATTTCCTTCGGATGATAATCCCCAAACTCTTCCCCCATCCAAATCATAGGCACACCAACCGCAGTCATTAAGATAGCATATCCTAACTTAGCTCGCTTAAAAGCCGCTTCATCAAAAATATTGCGATCGGCTAATTCTAACATCAACCGTTTATGATCGTGATTGCCTGTATAATTGACAATATTAGTCACTCCCATAAACCCTTGACGCTGTCCATCAATCACATCTTTGAGTTCTTCCATATCAAAGCGATCGCCACAAAGATGAGCCATCATATTATGAAAGAAACTATCATGCCAACAGCCATCCATTGGGCCATCAACATTCGTAATTGTCGGAGTTTCGGGAATATGTTCCGCAACATTATAAAAAGGTTTAAAACCGGCTATTTCTTTAGTTTCGTTGACAATCCAACCCATAAAGTCATAATTGGCAATTTGTCGGGCGGCATCGTAACGAATCCCATCAATATGATATTCCTCTATCCAAAATTTAACCACTTCTCCTATAAATTTCCAAGCCGGCTTAACGTCTAAATTTTCATCATAATGTTCATAATTAAACTCTGGCCCCCAATTATTATCCGGATCACGGGGACTATGATGATACCAATAATCATGATCGATTTGAGTGAGAGGACAAGATGCCTCCGAATGATTATAAATCCCATCCATAATCACTCGAATCCCCCGACCGTGACATTCATCAATTAACCGTTTTAAATCTTCTGTTGAACCATAACTTGACTCTGTCGCAAAGAAATAACGAGGATTGTAACCCCAACTATAATCCCCCGGATACTCTTTAACCGGCATCAATTCTATAGCATTAATTCCCAGTTCGCAAAGATAATCTAATTTCTCGATAACGTGCTTATATTTTCCTCTAGCATAGGGATCATCTTCTCCTCCTGAAAAATCGGCAACGTGCAATTCATAGATAACTAATTCATGATCCCCAGGAAGCGGTTTATCGTCATGTTTCCAAACATAAGTATCAACAATCTTTTCTCCATCTTTAATGCGAATAACCCCTTTTTGATCCGCATCATCAATCACATCAGTTGCACAAGGATCAACAATATCAACCCATTGATCCGGTTCTAAAAACCAACTTTTTGAACGAATGCGGAACTTATATTGATAAGACCCGTCTTCTAATTCAACCTTAGTGCGGAAATAACCTTGCTCATCCTTTTCCATTGGGATAGGTTGCCAATCAGAAAAGCAGCCGATTACCGCCGCTTCTTGGTTGTAAGGAGCAAATAACTTAAACTCAATTAAATTGGTCATATTATATCGCTGAGAGTTGCAAAGATAAAAATTATAATGAACTTCAGTTTATCTTTGAGAGGTTTTTAAGTTTCGTGGAGATAACTGAAGAATTACCCCTATTATGCAGCCTCAGCCGTTTAAGATACATCTATCTCTAGAAATGATTTTTAAGATAGTTTCTATGCACAAAGATATATGAGGATTAAGTGATACCAATTTGCTTTAAGATTAATACTTATCCCCCCTTAATAAGGAAGGTTGGGGGGATCGTATTTGTAGCAGACATTGAGCAAAATGGTATGAAAAGAAAAAGCAAAAGTGATACCATAGAAATACTCTCAATTTAGATCAGCAGTATTAATTGAAGAGTTGTATAGTTTGAAGAATTTATGCCTCACGCCCATTCAAAACTCAACTTTATTCCCCAAAGCTTTAACCCCGCAGTCTTAAAACTGAGTCATGTTTTACTTCCCTTCGTGTTGCGCTTTCGAGTAAGACGCTGGTTAATTGGGGGTATTACTCGCATTCAAGCAGAAAACGTCGAAACTTTAGTCAAACTCTATCAACAGTTTCAAGCCGGAAAAATCCGCTTTTTAATGGCGTTTCGTCATCCTGAAGTCGAAGATCCTCTGTGTTTATTATATTTATTGTCTCGTATTGTTCCCAGAGTCGCCCGGAAAGAGGGAATTTCTCTACATCTTCCCGTTCATAACCATTTTATCTATGATCGAGGGATGGTAATATGGGCGGGTAAATGGTTAGGATGGTTATTTTCCAGAGGCGGAGGGATACCCATTCATCGCGGTAAACCCCTCGATCGCATCGCCCTAAAAGCAGCAAGAGAACTATTTGTCAATGGGGAATTTCCCCTAACTGTAGCCCCCGAAGGCGCAACCAATGGCCATCATGAACGGGTGAGTCCCTTAGAACCGGGAGTTGCACAATTAGGGTTTTGGTGTGTGGAAGATTTAATGAAAGCTAATCGCACTGAAGAAGTTTATATCCTTCCTATCTCTCTTCGATACTACTATATTAAACCCCCTTGGGCAAAACTCGCTCAATTACTAGCTCAATTAGAGGCCGATACGGGTTTACCGGTTCAACATTTAGATCAATCAGATTTATCCCATCCCGAAGAAATTTTATATCCCCGTCTATTTAAATTAGGAGAATATTTACTAACAGAATTAGAAGCTTTTTATCATCGTTTTTATCGTCAAACCATTCCCCCAATTCCTGAAGATCCTAATTTAACTCCGAATCAAATATTAGGAATTAGACTACAAAATTTATTAGATACCGCTTTAAAAGTAGCGGAAGACTATTTTAACTTACCTCAACAAGGAACGATCATCGATCGGTGTCGCCGTTTAGAAGAGGCGGGATGGAATGCAGTTTATCGAGAAGATATCCCCGATATCAATAAAATATCCCCTTTACAACGAGGGTTAGCCAATTGGATCGCCGAAGAAGGGGAATTAAGAGTTAAACATATGCGTTTAGTCGAGAGTTTTGTGGCCGTATCGGGAAGTTATGTTAAAGAAAATCCAACAGCAGAAAGATTTGCAGAAACGACCTTAATTTTATTTGATTTAATCTCTCGAATTAAAGGGGTTAAAATGCCTCGTCGTCCCCGTTTAGGAAAACGGAGGGTTAAGATAACCATTGGTGAACCAATTTCCGTTAATAAACGTTGGGAAACTTATCAACAAAGTCGGAAAATAGCTAAAGAAGCGATCGCTAATTTAACGAATGATTTATATATAGCGTTAGAAGAGTTGGTTAAAATTTAAATGGGTTTCAATGGTACTATAAAATAAACTCTAATGTCTTTAAAAGTGATTTAAATTCGGTGGAACCGACAGAAGAACAATATTTGATTGTTAATGCACTGGAAACATTAGCACTTCTCGAATGGAGGCTTTATGATGAAGATACAGGATTATGGCGGATTCAAACGACAAGTCCTGTCTTACCAGTTGCTTATATTTTGCCAAATGGTGAAATTATTCCGCCTGAGTGGGTTTTAGACTTATGAAACAATTTATTGACAATCAACAAACAGAAGCTAGATTACAAGTATTAATGACCTTAGCTAAAGAGCGTTATTTAGCAGCCGGAGGCGATCCTAAACGCTGTCCTAGTGGACTAAAAGGCGATGATTATTTAACCGAGGAAGAACGCCAAGAGGCAATAAAATTGATGCGTGAAAGTGCCGGGGTTCGTGTTGTTAATAATGAGGTTCACTGTCAAGGGAGAGTCTGGCAAGTTGAGGTTAAATAATTAAATAAGTAGGTAGGCATAAATAAACGAAAAATGAAAAAATAATTAAAAGTCGTTATAACCCTTGATTGATGGGGGCTAAAGCCCTACTACAAACCTTAAGTGTATGAATAACCAACCAGTCCCTAACTCTCAAGAAATACTAGAATTAAATATTGCTCAGGAGCGTTTGCGCCAAGCTCGTTACAGTTTCAATCTGGCTTTGATTGCAACCGCAGTGTCTTTTTGTGTTAGCTTTGTAGGAGCTATATTACTACTGTCCGGCAAAGTTTCAGGAGGAATAGTTACATCTTTGGGTGGCTTAATTTCTAGCGCAAAATATCTTAAAGTTGCCAAAGAATTTGACGATCGGCTTTAGGAGTTATCCACTTAGATTAAGGTTTTGGTGGGCATTGCCCACCCTACTTAGGTCTGCGGACAATATGTGAATTGAAAAAGCCTAAAACTTAAGTTCTAGGCTCATAATAACATTAAAAATGACTCAAATAATCTATCTCGAACTTAAATAGATTTAAGATATTCGAGCAAAGCCTCCTTTTGCTCCGGTGGCAGTTGAGTCCCGAACGGATGTCCGCCGTTACCTTTTCCTTTCTCAGTAGTGTTGTAAGTAAAATATCCCTCGTTTTTTAAGCCGACATTTTTGGGATCAAATGAGTTTGAACCCGTTAAAAAGGTCGTAGGACGTTGTTCAGGTGGAGAAAGTACGTCCCGAAGTGTGGGAACTGAACCATTATGAAAATAGGGAGACGAAGCAAATATCCCTTGCAATGGAGAGGCCCAGTAAACCGCCCCACTCTTTGGCCATGAATCTTGCTCTGTTCCACCGTAATATTCTTGCGCTAGGGCAAATTTGTTCGGTCTTCCTTTGGAATCGTGTTTCTGATAATTGGCGATTATTTCCGGATAAGTTTCAGGATATTGGGGTTTAAATTGTGCGGCAAGTTGTGCATTGCGAAGTCCGAAGATTTTCTCAGAAAGATCCACAAGTCCGACGACACGCTCATTGGCCTTTTCCTCAAATTGTTGGTAAGCAACCGGATCCGTACCTACATCAAAAGCCTGACGCTCTTTAAAGATAAGCCCCAGTTCGTTCGGTAATTCGTCGGTTTGTAGATGCGGTAATTCGTCGGTGTGTAGATGGCATTGGGCACAGTTTTCTTGGAACAACACTTTGCCTTTTGTAACTAATTTTGGCTTCAGTTTTCCTAAAGTCTGTTCTGGCCATTTTGGAGGTCGAAGGCGTTGCAGTAAATTTTGAATCGTTTCAATATTATTGAAGTCAATGGATGTCAAAAACGATCCTTCTTTAAACGCCTCAATCATTTTTGGAGGTCGTACAGGGGAAGTCGATACAGACTGAATCCAGCTTCTTTGCCCTAAATGATGAATTTCAGCAAACCATTGTGCCCAGTTATCTCGATAAGCGAACCACATCGGGGGATAATTGACCGTCCCTTCAAACTCAATTCGTAAGGGAGTGCTGCCGCCACTGGTTTTTGTTGCGGTTGGCTGTTGCCGTTTCAACCACGCGCCAAGTCCTACGTTATTGTAGTAACCCTGGGTTAAAGCGTTCAAATTTCCGGGTCCAAAGTCTGCTGGTGAAATTTGCATTTCCTCAATGATTTCATTAGTGGCAACAAGGGGGCCGGTGAATGTGCGTATTTCATTCCGCAGATTGTCTATATCTTCTGGTTCTGGAGTCTTTTTCAAAACGTCTGTGGCAAAGGTTGTCATTAAAACGTCATCTTTCAACAGGGTAAAGAAAGAGTCGTAAAAATCCTTTGAAAAACGAGGAAAATCTACCAGCGACGGGCCTCCATGAACCGGTAGGATCGAAGTTGACGTAGAACCAGAATTATTGGTTTTTTCATAAACCAATTGCCGAGTATGACAGGTAGCACAAGTAATACCTAAGTAGGATCGATCCTGAAACTTTTCCGGGCGTTTATCAATGGTAAATCCCACCGGCAGACCATCGGGGTTAAGTTTCGATTTTTCACCCGGTATAAATCCGTATTCTGTGCTTAATTTATCGATGAATTTCGCTCCTGGATTTTTAGGATCGGGGAGGTTGAGAACGAAGTCAAGAGGAGCAAGGTTTGTTCCTTCCGAGTAATAGTTGTATATTTGAACTTCTTGGCGTGACCAACCCTGGTTTAGGTCAGCTACTCGTGGCTTTACATTTGCTGATGCTTGTCCGCAAGTAACCCACAGAAAGAACACAAAGACGAAAAAACATTGAAAGACTTTGTAAAACATTGGAAACTTTGTCCTCAAATTATGACAAATGTGAAAAGTAAACCACTGTCAGTTATTCCTTAAAAGGAATCAAAATTTAATCATGAAAATTTGTAGTTCAATTTCTCAAGACAAAATTGAACCAAAATTGGCTTTTAATGCTTATAAATGATAAAGTTAGCCTATAAAAGCACAATTTCTGATTAAGTTTTGATATTACTCTGTGTAATTGGTGTTAATAAAATTTTTCTTCACCGTTAGGAGTTACCCACTTTGATGGTTGTCCCAGGATATACAGGGTTAAGGTGGGCAGTATCTACCCGACAATTACTTTTACTGGGTAAGTCCTAACTATATTCATTAGGATAAAAACTAAAGGCTTGCTTATTTAAATATACCCTTATGTGTAAAAAAATCAACAAAAACTACAATTTTCTTGATTTTCATAGTCTAATTGAGGCTAACCTAGCCAAAATAGAGTAAATCTTTAAATAAGTACAAAAGTTTTATCATTCCCAAGCTAAAATTAAGACTTATGATCTTATGACGATCGCTTCATCCGACCGATAAAAACAAGTAAAATAGCAGCAACCAGCAGAAAAATTGCTGACAAAATTAAAGTTTTCTCAAATCCAAAAACTAAAGCAGAAGGAGGAGCAGAAGTCAGAGAAAATGAATTTCCGGGTTCAACCTTCCTTTGAGTTAAACTATCAAAAATACTTCCTAATAAAGGCACTCCTGTTGTTTGTCCCAGAGTACGAGATAAAGATAACAACCCTGATGTAATTCCCAAACGCTCCCTAGACACAGATCCTAAAATTGCACTATTATTAGGAGACTGAAACATTCCAAAACCAATGCCAAAAGGAGCAATATAAAGGATATAACCTAAATCCGTTAATTGAGCATTAAAGCGACTCACTAACAAACAGCCAACTATCATTAATAATAATCCGATTAAACTAATAATTCTTTGACCAAACCGATCTGATAAACTTCCCGAAAATGGGGCAACAATTCCCCCTAAAATCGGAGACACCGCTAAAAGTAAGCCGGTTTGTTGAGGGGTATAATTTAAGAC belongs to Gloeothece citriformis PCC 7424 and includes:
- a CDS encoding alpha-amylase family glycosyl hydrolase; amino-acid sequence: MTNLIEFKLFAPYNQEAAVIGCFSDWQPIPMEKDEQGYFRTKVELEDGSYQYKFRIRSKSWFLEPDQWVDIVDPCATDVIDDADQKGVIRIKDGEKIVDTYVWKHDDKPLPGDHELVIYELHVADFSGGEDDPYARGKYKHVIEKLDYLCELGINAIELMPVKEYPGDYSWGYNPRYFFATESSYGSTEDLKRLIDECHGRGIRVIMDGIYNHSEASCPLTQIDHDYWYHHSPRDPDNNWGPEFNYEHYDENLDVKPAWKFIGEVVKFWIEEYHIDGIRYDAARQIANYDFMGWIVNETKEIAGFKPFYNVAEHIPETPTITNVDGPMDGCWHDSFFHNMMAHLCGDRFDMEELKDVIDGQRQGFMGVTNIVNYTGNHDHKRLMLELADRNIFDEAAFKRAKLGYAILMTAVGVPMIWMGEEFGDYHPKEINPNKIDWTLLKNDNNKGLFEYVKGLIHLRKDNHALYTTNIDFFHENPETKVLAYTRWNEEGSRVVVVANFSDNFLAGYQVPNFPANGHWHEWTMNYDLETSDDNLITDLGEYEAKVFVWQ
- a CDS encoding alpha/beta hydrolase — its product is MGEHTQGTFQCIGGIELYYQCWHPPASPKGILTIIHGLGGHSGLFKHIIDYFLPLNYKIYACDLPGHGRSPGQRGYIKSWDEFRGDIDAFLSLIKQQNPHCPCFLYGNSLGGVIVLDYGLSYPEKIQGVIAAGAPLGRVGISPFKLFIGQILSRVWPRFSLDTGIPLEAGSRDQKAIESYLNDSLRHRKGTARLATELFTTVEKIQNNASNLKVPLLILHGEKDPVSLPEGVHTFFNHVTFADKTFIEYPEALHDLHNELNYPEIMADLATWLENHRQ
- a CDS encoding TRADD-N-associated membrane domain-containing protein translates to MNNQPVPNSQEILELNIAQERLRQARYSFNLALIATAVSFCVSFVGAILLLSGKVSGGIVTSLGGLISSAKYLKVAKEFDDRL
- a CDS encoding di-heme-cytochrome C peroxidase → MFYKVFQCFFVFVFFLWVTCGQASANVKPRVADLNQGWSRQEVQIYNYYSEGTNLAPLDFVLNLPDPKNPGAKFIDKLSTEYGFIPGEKSKLNPDGLPVGFTIDKRPEKFQDRSYLGITCATCHTRQLVYEKTNNSGSTSTSILPVHGGPSLVDFPRFSKDFYDSFFTLLKDDVLMTTFATDVLKKTPEPEDIDNLRNEIRTFTGPLVATNEIIEEMQISPADFGPGNLNALTQGYYNNVGLGAWLKRQQPTATKTSGGSTPLRIEFEGTVNYPPMWFAYRDNWAQWFAEIHHLGQRSWIQSVSTSPVRPPKMIEAFKEGSFLTSIDFNNIETIQNLLQRLRPPKWPEQTLGKLKPKLVTKGKVLFQENCAQCHLHTDELPHLQTDELPNELGLIFKERQAFDVGTDPVAYQQFEEKANERVVGLVDLSEKIFGLRNAQLAAQFKPQYPETYPEIIANYQKHDSKGRPNKFALAQEYYGGTEQDSWPKSGAVYWASPLQGIFASSPYFHNGSVPTLRDVLSPPEQRPTTFLTGSNSFDPKNVGLKNEGYFTYNTTEKGKGNGGHPFGTQLPPEQKEALLEYLKSI
- a CDS encoding 1-acyl-sn-glycerol-3-phosphate acyltransferase, giving the protein MPHAHSKLNFIPQSFNPAVLKLSHVLLPFVLRFRVRRWLIGGITRIQAENVETLVKLYQQFQAGKIRFLMAFRHPEVEDPLCLLYLLSRIVPRVARKEGISLHLPVHNHFIYDRGMVIWAGKWLGWLFSRGGGIPIHRGKPLDRIALKAARELFVNGEFPLTVAPEGATNGHHERVSPLEPGVAQLGFWCVEDLMKANRTEEVYILPISLRYYYIKPPWAKLAQLLAQLEADTGLPVQHLDQSDLSHPEEILYPRLFKLGEYLLTELEAFYHRFYRQTIPPIPEDPNLTPNQILGIRLQNLLDTALKVAEDYFNLPQQGTIIDRCRRLEEAGWNAVYREDIPDINKISPLQRGLANWIAEEGELRVKHMRLVESFVAVSGSYVKENPTAERFAETTLILFDLISRIKGVKMPRRPRLGKRRVKITIGEPISVNKRWETYQQSRKIAKEAIANLTNDLYIALEELVKI